In the genome of Limnochordia bacterium, the window ACAGCCGCCACGGCGAGAAAAAAGAAGGTCGATACAACTGCCGGAACAAGCAGTATGGCCGCTGTGATGTTGCCGTAGGCATCTCGGAGAAAAAGCTCGCGCCGATAGTATGGAACGCGATTCAGATACAGTTTGCCTTGTTCGCGGATTTTGAGGAAGTGACCGGGCGACTGAAGGATAGCGGCGTTCAGACGAAACGGCAGACTGAGCTTCAGCAGGAAATGCTGGAAGTCAGCAACCAGCTGTCCGGTTATCAGACGAAAAGGGAGCAGCTCTACAATGACTATGTGGACGGTATTCTCTCTGCCGGAGACTATATCGAGCTGAAAACCCGCTTTGACACCGCGTATCAGGAGCAGAGTTCCCACCTCAATCAGCTGTCTGTGGAGCTGGCCAGGCTGAACCGGATGCTTTCTGATGAGAACAAGTGGCTTGTGAACATCCGCAATATCCGCAAGGCGCGGAAGCTGACGCCGGAAATCGCCGAGGCCATGATTGACCACATCAACGTATATAAAACCGGTCATGCCCAGTACAGGCTGGAGATTATATTCCGCTTTCAGGAGGAACGGGACGCATTGGAAACGGCTTATCACGAATTGGAAGGAGGTGAAGCCCGGTGAAGAAACTGTACCTGTACATCCGCCTGTCGGATGCTGATGATGACCTGAAATTCAAGACCGAGAGCGAGAGCATCGCCAATCAGCGCACACTGCTGTATCGGTTCGTTCAAGCCCGCCGGGAGTTTGACGGCTATGAAGTGGTCGAGTTTATCGATGACGGCTACTCCGGCACCAACGGCAACCGTCCGTCCTTTGAGCGGATGATTGAAAGCCTGAAAAACGGCGAGGCAAACGTGGTTATCTGCAAGGATTTCAGCCGCTTTTTCCGCGACTATGTGGAGATCGGCGACTATCTGGAGCGCATCTTTCCGTTCCTGGGCGTTCGCTTCATTGCCGTCAACGACGGATATGACAGCGATGATTACAAGGGCTCCACGGCCGGCATGGAAGTGGTCATGAAGTACATTGTCTACTCCTATTACAGCCGAGACCTGTCCCAGAAGATCAAAACCGTCATGAGCACCAGAAAGAGCAAAGGCGAGTTCGTGGCTTCTCAAGCTCCATACGGATACATGAAAGACCCGGATGTGAAGCGGAAGATCATTCCCAATCCGGATACCGCGCCTGTGGTGCGTAAAATCTTTGACCTTGCACTGGAAGGAAAAACGCCGGCAGAGATTGCCGTTGTTCTGAACGATTATAAGCTGGAAACGCCGTCGGCCTATTTTATGCGAATGAATCCTGGGAGCAAAAAGTTCCGTACTTCCTCTCAGGAAGCCTGCTGGACTTCCAACAATGTGCGGGAGATTCTGAAGCGCCGGGAGTATACCGGTGTGATGGTCATGAATCAGCGCCGCTGGAAGGGGCTGGACAATCCACGGACGGTATGGACGGATGAGTCCGAGTGGCAGATCATCCCGGACTGCCATGAAGCCATCATCAGTGAAAGCGAATATGAAGAAGCGCAGAAGGTGTTCCGTAAAATCCGCAAGGGCTATGATCGGAGTCCCAATCAGTATCTGCTGCGCAGCCTGGTGCACTGCGGAGCCTGCGGACGCGCCATGCAGCGGCAGAAGCACTCCCCGGTGATTTACTACACCTGCCTCAAGTCTGTATCCAACAGAGAGACCGCCTGCCCGGTGGGCGAACGATTCATTGAGGCTGATCTGGAGCGCATCGTGAAGAACGACCTGCTTGAGAAGCTCCGTCTGCTGGTGGATGTAGATGATCGCCTGTATGCGGCGGCAGCTGCCAGTGAAGGCACAGAGGAAAACATCAGATTTCGGCTGGAACAGATTGAGAAATGCATGAAGCAGATCTCCGTCAGCCGGGTCAGCGCTTACGAGCGGTACGCCGAAGGGCGACTTCAGAGGGATATATACCTCATGGAACGCGATAAGCTGAACGCGGAGAACGACAGACTCAGCGCCGAGAAAGAGCGGCTGGAAAAGGAGCATTTATCCCTTTCTCAAAGCAGGGACCGTGAATTGACAGAGACCTGTGATATGGCTCGCCGGACGCTGACCGCTGACGAGCTGACCAATGACATGCTCCTGTTCTTTATCGATCACGTGAATGTGTACAGCGGCATGAGGGTGGAGATCATCTATCGTTTCTCCGATGAGATTGCCCGGTTGATCGAGCCGGAGAATACATCAGAATAAAAGCGGGAGCGGGCCCTGTTTACTGGGTGCCGCTCCTTCGTATGTGGGCTTGAACAGCCCATATTTTTTTAGTCTTTGCTTAACATCAGCAAATCCACCCTTTAAGGGTTCCTTAGATTATGAATCGGTTTCCAATGACCTGCTTGCCATAACCAGAACCAAGAAGACAGAATTGCTGTTCCTATCGCTCTTCCTCCGTATACTAAAGCCCGGTGGAAGATGTGCATCCATTGTGCCTGATGGTGTGCTCTTTGGAAGCTCCAGAGCACACAAGGCTATTCGTAAGGAGATCATAGAAAACCACAAGTTTGAGGCGATCATCTCTATGCCAAGTGGGGTATTTAAGCCCTATGCAGGGGTCTCTACAGGTATCATGATCTTTACCAAGACCGGTGCAGGTGGGACGGACAAGGTCTGGTTTTACGACATGGAAGCAGATGGCTATTCACTAGATGACAAACGAATACCTATCAAAGATAATGATATTCCAGATATTGTTGCGAGGTTCAGCAACTTGGCTAACGAAGAGAAACGGAAACGAACTGAGAAATCTTTCTTTGTGCCCAAGGATGAGATTGCGGCCAATGACTATGATCTCTCCATTAACCGGTATAAAGAGGTTAAGTATGAGGAAGTGGACTATGAGGAACCGAAGGTGATATTGAAACGGATTAGCGGGTTAGAGGATCAGATATGCGATGGATTGGCAATTCTACAAATGATGTTGAAGGACGATGACATATGCCAAAAATAGTGAGACTGGGGGATGTAGTTCTGAACCTAGAAACGGGGGGGAGGCCAAAGGGCGGGAGTGTCTCCAAAGGGGTGCCAAGCATAGGAGCGGAACACCTGAATAACAGCGGTGGATTTGATTTTGGTAATCTGAGATATGTTCCAACCGATTATTATAGGGATCTGAAAAAGGGGAAGGTTACCCAGGAAGATATACTCATTGTCAAGGATGGTGCTACGACTGGGAAGGTCTCGTTTGTGAGGAGTGACTTTCCTTTCAAGGAAGCAGCGATTAACGAGCATGTATTCAAAATAACAGTAGATAGGGAGCATGCTCTGCCTCAATATGTCTTCTACTACCTGTATTCGCCTATGGGTCAGAATGAGATTCTGAAGGATTTCCGCGGAGCGACAGTTGGAGGTATCACGAGGAGGCTTTTAGATCTTACTACTATTCCGATGCCTCGAATTGAAGTCCAGAGAAGAGTAGCTGGAGTCTTAGATAAAGCTCAGGAGCTAATCGATAAACGCAAGCGGCAAATAGAAATGCTTGATGAGTTTCTGCAGAGTGTGTTTTTGGACATGTTTGGGGACCCAGTGATTAATCCGAAGGGTTGGAGAAAACAAGCCATTGGTGAGCTAACGAGAGTTGAGACAGGAAGTACTCCTCGGCGGGATAGGAACGACTATTACTTAGGCGGGAGGATTCCCTGGGTGAAGACAGGGGAAATACGCGGGCTTCCTATTCGCCAAGTTGAGGAATACATAACAGAAAGGGCAATTCTGGAGACCAACTGCAAGGTTTTCCCGAAAGATACGATATTAGTTGCGATGTATGGACAAGGTCAGACACGGGGCAGGGCTGGTATCATGAAGATCTCAGGGGCAACAAACCAGGCATGTGCAGCCATATTGCCCTCACCAGCAATAAACGTTGACTTTCTTTTCAAACAGCTTTGTTTCAGGTATCAGGAGATTAGAGAATTAGGTCGCGGTGGTAACCAGGCCAATCTCAATTTGGGAATGGTTAGATCTCTAGAAGTAATTATCCCGCCGGTACATTTGCAGGAGGAGTTTAGCGGAATTGTCAAAAGGGCTACGACGCAACAGAGACTGATGAGACACAGCTTATCTTTGATGCAAAGCAACTTAAACAGCATAATGCAACGGGCCTTCAAAGGAAAACTTTTTAGCTAAGGAGGGCATCATGGGCTCTAACTTTGCTTTTCTACAGAAGAATGCACAGTTTAATAGCTTCTCCGATGCATGTCTTGATGCGGAAAAGAGTGTGGCCGTTAGCCCAGCTACTGCTGCTATACTGGCCCGTCGCGCCTTGGAACTAGCTGTTAAGTGGCTATACAGTTCAGATAGTGATCTTAAGGTACCCTACCAGGATAACCTCTCTAGCTTGATTCATGACCAGACATTTCGGGAGGTCATCGAACCGGGCCTTTTCCCCCTAATCAAGTACGTGGTTAAACTAGGGAATATGGCTACTCACTCGAATAGTCCAGTGAGTAGGAATGAAGTGGTGGTCTCATTACACAACCTGCATCAGTTTGTTTCGTGGTTGGATTACTGCTATTCCCCGGATTATGTGGATCAGGAATTCAGAGAAGACCTTCTACCAACCGGGGAAGAAGAGAAGAGATCCTCGGAGGCGCTTACACGACTTTATGATGAGCTTGGTGCTAAGGATCGCAAGCTTGAGAGTATGGTGGCGGCCAATGAAGAGCTAAGAAAGAGACTTACCGAAGTCAGGCAGCAAAACGTTCAAGCCCATGACTTTCATGTTGTTGAGATTAGCGAGTTTCAAACCAGAAAGCAATACATTGACGTTGAGCTGAAAGATGCTGGATGGGTCTTTGGTGTAGACTGTATTGAGGAATACGAACTACAGGGTATGCCCTATGGTACAGGCACAGGCTATGCAGATTATGTTCTATTTGGAGACAACGGCAAACCTCTTGCCGTGGTGGAAGCAAAGAAGGCTAGCATAAACCCGGACAAGGGCAAACATCAGGCAACTCTTTACGCCGATTGTTTGGAGCGCAGGTTTGGTCGACGGCCCATTATCTTCTACACCAATGGCTTCAAGACATATATCTGGGACGACGTGTTTTATCCAGAAAGGCATGTTTCTGGGTTCTACTCCAAGGAGGACCTGCAGTTATGTGTTGATCGAAGGCAGCACCGATTACCCCTTGATAAAGTCAGGATTAACGATGCGATCACTGACCGCTACTACCAAAAGGAAGCCATTAAAGCCGTATGCGAAACCTTCTCCCAAGGGTACAGAAAGAGCCTATTAGTCATGGCTACCGGCAGTGGCAAAACAAGGGTAGCAATTTCTTTGGTAGATGTCCTATCGCGTCATGGTTGGGTTAAGAACGCATTATTCCTGGCGGACCGTACGGCTTTGGTTAGGCAGGCCAAGGGTAGCTTCAATGCTTTGCTTCCAAGCCTTTCCCTGTGTAACCTACTAGATAGCAAAGATAACCCCGATAGTCGCATGGTATTCTCTACTTACCCCACCATGATGAATGCCATCGATGATACAAAACTAGAGGATGACCAAAGACTCTTTACCGTAGGTCATTTTGACCTAATCATCATTGATGAGGCCCATCGGAGTGTATTCAAGAAATACAGGGCTATCTTTGATTACTTCGACGCTTTGGTAGTGGGTCTAACCGCCACACCCAAAGATGATGTGGATCGAAATACATATGAAGTCTTTGAAATGGAAGACAACGTCCCTACCTATGCCTATGAACTAGCGGAGGCGGTTAGGGACGGTTATCTCGTACCGTATAATACCGTTGAGACCACCGTGAAGTTTCTTGAACAAGGCATTCACTACGACGAACTCAGCGATGAAGAGAAGGAGCTGTATGAAGATACCTTTGGTGAAGAAGGGGAGCTCCCGGACTTTATCTCCGGGGACAGTCTGAACACTTGGCTGTTTAATGATAATACCATAGATAAGGTCCTAGCCTTGGTGATGGAAAAGGGCATTAAGGTAGAAGGCGGAGACAAACTCGGAAAGACCATTATCTTTGCCAAGAACCATAACCATGCAGTGCATATTGTAGAGCGCTTTAACAGACTATACCCCCATTATAAAGGGGGATTTGCCAAGGTCATAGATAACAAGACCGACTATGCCCAGGATTTGATCGATCGGTTCAGTCTTGTAGGTAGTATGCCCCAAATCGCCGTATCAGTAGATATGTTGGATACGGGGATTGATGTACCCGAAGTGGTTAACCTAGTCTTTTTCAAGAAGGTGAGATCAAAGGCTAAGTTCTGGCAAATGATTGGGCGGGGAACTCGCCTCTGCCCGGATCTGTTTGGCCCGGGTTTGGACAAGGAGAGCTTCCTTATCTTTGATTTCTGTGGGAACTTTGAATTCTTCCGTGCCACTCCCCACGGGAAAGAGGTAAAGGGTACTATGGGCTTGACTGAGCGAATATTCAACACCAAACTTGAGCTTATTTACGAGTTGCAGCATCTTGATTACCAGGAAGAGAAATATGATCAGTACCGGGAAACGTTAGTCTCTGACCTAGTTGAAGAGATCAAGTCATTGAATACAGAAAGCTTTGTGGTGAAGCAGAAGCTTTGGTACGTAGAGAAATACCGCACCGAATCGCAATGGCAGAGCTTAACAGTTGTTGAAGTAGAAGAAATTAAGGAGAACCTTGGGCCGTTGATTCCTCCGGCCGCAGATGAGGAGATGGCTAAACGCTTTGACAACCTCATGTATACTCTACAGCTTGCTCTAGTTTTGGGAAAGAGCATCACCAAAGGTAAGAACGAAGTGATCCGCACTGCCAAAGTACTGTCGGTGCAGGGAACGATTCCCCAGATAAGGGCTCAGCGAAGGATCATTGCGGAAGTTCAGACCGAGCAATTCTGGACTGGTGTCGACCTTCTGCAACTAGAACAGGTGCGGGAATCACTAAGGGAGCTGATCCGGTTCATTGAGCACGATGCCTCACGTATCTACTATACCAACCTTACCGATGAGATCCTTTCCGTCCAGGAGAATGTAGGGGAATTCGGTTCAAGCGAACTGCAGAGCTATCGGAAAAAGGTAAATCAGTACTTACGAGAGAATAAGAACCACTTGTCTATTCACAAATTACGGACCAACAAGCCACTGTCCGAGGAGGACTTTCTGGCCTTGGAGCAGATACTATGGCACGAAGTAGGTACCAAGGAGGATTATGAACGGGAGTTCGGTAATACGCCGTTGACAGTGCTAGTGCTACAGGTTGTAGGATTAGATCAAGAGACAGCCAATGAGGCTTTTTCAGAATTTCTAAACGATCACAACCTTGACAGCAGGCAAATACGGTTTGTGAAAACCATTGTGGATTACGTAGTTAAGAACGGAGTCATTGAGAAGAAAGCCCTCCAAGAGGAGCCCTTTCGGTCCATTGGTAGCATCGTGGATGTGTTTCCCGAAGGTAGTGCACGGAAAATCGTGTCGATTATTGACCGGTTGAATGAGAATGCTATCAGTGCCGCAGGAGCATAGGAAACCGCTTGCTACTCGTTCATAGGACACGTATTCGGGAAACCTCTAGCGCCGGTCATCATTTATGCCGTGCGAAATGACGAAGCAGAGCTTCCAAACGTCATATTCTAGTGTTTGAGTATTCTATCCCCTAGGTTTTAAGAGCATACTGTCTTCGTGGCCGTTGACAAGGAACAACCCACAGGATACGGTGTATATTAGCAGATCTGGTATAAGTCAAGTATTACATGGTCTGGTAGGCGGATATGATGACGACTATCAAAGGCCAGGGAACGGCTGCTGAGTATATACTAAGCAGCCGTTCGGGGTCCTACAAGATTGTGGTTGCGTTCTGTCATGCAACTTGAAGAATACACGACTCAACGACTATCCAATCGTCCGAAGGGGGTCATGCAATCTCTATGGAAGCAGTAGTACGAATCGCCAAGAAGGAAGATGCAGCTGCGTTGCACCGGTTTCTGGAGCAAAGCTATGGACACGGTAGGGATTTCTTCTACCGTCACTACCCAGATCGCTACCGGGATGAAGATGATGCCTTGAGCTGTTTTCACATTGTTGTGGAAGACGGTCAGATTGTCTCCAACGTTGGGGTCTTCCCAATGGAGGTCGTCATACTAGGGGAACACTTCAAATGTGCCGGAATTGGTGGGGTGGCAACTCATCCCCAAGCCCGGGGCAAGGGATATATGACTAGACTCTTGGAGGAGTCCCTCAGGGGGATGCGCGAGGAAGGCTCCGATTTTTCCGTGCTGTGGGGTAACCGCCAGCGCTATGGGAGTTTCGGATATGAACTCTGTGGTGGACAGTATCATCTAGTGTATAGCAAAAGGTCCTTTGAACGGGGCAATGTGAAGCCTGAGGCGGTGATGGAGGTTGAACCTGCTGATCCCGAAGTCATCGAGAGAATCCGTTGCTTACATCAAACGCTATCATGTCGGGTGGAACGTCCCTGTTTGCCCTCACAACTCAAACGATTAGGTTTGCGTATCTTCGTTGGTTCTAGTGGTTACTTAATCTCTAATCGGGAGTTTTCAGGTGATCTTTATGTAGAGGAAGTTATCTCTCCCGAAGGAGAAGAAGCGGGTCTGATCTATGGAGCCCTCAACTGTACTTTCGGTTCAAGGGCCCATCTCTGTGTTGAAGCTGCTCACAGTCCGAGGAATAGCCGGCTGTTTGGTGCTTGTGAAAGTTGGAGTATTAGTCCCCAAGCGATGTTTAGGATTGTGAATTGGTCAAGTTTTATGCTGAAGCTAAGACCAGTACTGGAGCAGTTAGCAGTTGACCTTCCGCCCTTTGGGATGTCCATTGGCTGCAAGGATGGCGAGACCCTGGACGTTGTTTCTGTTGAGTGGAACGGCAAGAAGATGACGGTGGTCCCGAAGAAGGGTTCAGGCTCCTATGTGGAACTAGACGTGCGTGAGCTTACCAGTCTTGTCTTTGGTGGTCCACCGGCAAGCAAGGATCTAGGTACGTTTGGTTTACTGTTACCAGTTCCTGTTTTCATTGCCCAGATGGACGCAATCTAGATGTGTATTTAGTGCATGGGGGAAGGCAGACGGTGCCTTCCCCTATATTGGTATCTCGCTGGGGTTATCTCCTTAGTTATGACCGAAATTCTTACCCCTTGACAATTTGGCACCTGCAGGATACGGTACTTATGAAAGGTTTTATACAAGTTGGAGGATTCCATAGTCTATTAGGTGGATGTGACGGAGTTGCTGGGAAAGGCGAAGGGCCCTCAAAAGATTAACCAAAAACAGATTGCCGCTATGCTGAATATCTCTCAATCGACCGTCTCCAGAGCTTTGAGCGGTTCAAGAAGCGTCGATACTGCAACTCGGCGCAAGGTACTAGAAGCGGCTAAGGCGTTAGGGTATACGCCTAATTACTTGGCCCAGAGTCTGGTTTTGCAGCGGACCCGGCATCTTTGCTATATCATGCCTACCTTCGGTTTTATCCAAGGGGAGGTTACGTCCAGCATTCTAGCGGGGGCGGGGGATACGGCTGGGGAATTAGGTTATCGGTTTACGTTAGTCGCAGAAGCCCAGGAGGAGTTGCTGACCCTAGCAGCAGATGGCATGTACGATGGATTGTTCTTAACCTTAGAGGATCCGGAAAGCGCCCTGGAACAGTTGAATCAGATCCTAGAGGCAAATTACCCCATTGTCTTGGTCAACTGTTGGCTTGACGATCCTAGGGTACATTATGTGGCAACGGATAATTGGTACGGCGCCTATACCGCCACCCGATACCTCCAGGAATTAGGTCATCGACGGATTGCCTTTGTTGGTCCCTTGGGGGGACAAA includes:
- a CDS encoding restriction endonuclease subunit S, which encodes MPKIVRLGDVVLNLETGGRPKGGSVSKGVPSIGAEHLNNSGGFDFGNLRYVPTDYYRDLKKGKVTQEDILIVKDGATTGKVSFVRSDFPFKEAAINEHVFKITVDREHALPQYVFYYLYSPMGQNEILKDFRGATVGGITRRLLDLTTIPMPRIEVQRRVAGVLDKAQELIDKRKRQIEMLDEFLQSVFLDMFGDPVINPKGWRKQAIGELTRVETGSTPRRDRNDYYLGGRIPWVKTGEIRGLPIRQVEEYITERAILETNCKVFPKDTILVAMYGQGQTRGRAGIMKISGATNQACAAILPSPAINVDFLFKQLCFRYQEIRELGRGGNQANLNLGMVRSLEVIIPPVHLQEEFSGIVKRATTQQRLMRHSLSLMQSNLNSIMQRAFKGKLFS
- a CDS encoding recombinase family protein; its protein translation is MKKLYLYIRLSDADDDLKFKTESESIANQRTLLYRFVQARREFDGYEVVEFIDDGYSGTNGNRPSFERMIESLKNGEANVVICKDFSRFFRDYVEIGDYLERIFPFLGVRFIAVNDGYDSDDYKGSTAGMEVVMKYIVYSYYSRDLSQKIKTVMSTRKSKGEFVASQAPYGYMKDPDVKRKIIPNPDTAPVVRKIFDLALEGKTPAEIAVVLNDYKLETPSAYFMRMNPGSKKFRTSSQEACWTSNNVREILKRREYTGVMVMNQRRWKGLDNPRTVWTDESEWQIIPDCHEAIISESEYEEAQKVFRKIRKGYDRSPNQYLLRSLVHCGACGRAMQRQKHSPVIYYTCLKSVSNRETACPVGERFIEADLERIVKNDLLEKLRLLVDVDDRLYAAAAASEGTEENIRFRLEQIEKCMKQISVSRVSAYERYAEGRLQRDIYLMERDKLNAENDRLSAEKERLEKEHLSLSQSRDRELTETCDMARRTLTADELTNDMLLFFIDHVNVYSGMRVEIIYRFSDEIARLIEPENTSE
- a CDS encoding DEAD/DEAH box helicase family protein — translated: MGSNFAFLQKNAQFNSFSDACLDAEKSVAVSPATAAILARRALELAVKWLYSSDSDLKVPYQDNLSSLIHDQTFREVIEPGLFPLIKYVVKLGNMATHSNSPVSRNEVVVSLHNLHQFVSWLDYCYSPDYVDQEFREDLLPTGEEEKRSSEALTRLYDELGAKDRKLESMVAANEELRKRLTEVRQQNVQAHDFHVVEISEFQTRKQYIDVELKDAGWVFGVDCIEEYELQGMPYGTGTGYADYVLFGDNGKPLAVVEAKKASINPDKGKHQATLYADCLERRFGRRPIIFYTNGFKTYIWDDVFYPERHVSGFYSKEDLQLCVDRRQHRLPLDKVRINDAITDRYYQKEAIKAVCETFSQGYRKSLLVMATGSGKTRVAISLVDVLSRHGWVKNALFLADRTALVRQAKGSFNALLPSLSLCNLLDSKDNPDSRMVFSTYPTMMNAIDDTKLEDDQRLFTVGHFDLIIIDEAHRSVFKKYRAIFDYFDALVVGLTATPKDDVDRNTYEVFEMEDNVPTYAYELAEAVRDGYLVPYNTVETTVKFLEQGIHYDELSDEEKELYEDTFGEEGELPDFISGDSLNTWLFNDNTIDKVLALVMEKGIKVEGGDKLGKTIIFAKNHNHAVHIVERFNRLYPHYKGGFAKVIDNKTDYAQDLIDRFSLVGSMPQIAVSVDMLDTGIDVPEVVNLVFFKKVRSKAKFWQMIGRGTRLCPDLFGPGLDKESFLIFDFCGNFEFFRATPHGKEVKGTMGLTERIFNTKLELIYELQHLDYQEEKYDQYRETLVSDLVEEIKSLNTESFVVKQKLWYVEKYRTESQWQSLTVVEVEEIKENLGPLIPPAADEEMAKRFDNLMYTLQLALVLGKSITKGKNEVIRTAKVLSVQGTIPQIRAQRRIIAEVQTEQFWTGVDLLQLEQVRESLRELIRFIEHDASRIYYTNLTDEILSVQENVGEFGSSELQSYRKKVNQYLRENKNHLSIHKLRTNKPLSEEDFLALEQILWHEVGTKEDYEREFGNTPLTVLVLQVVGLDQETANEAFSEFLNDHNLDSRQIRFVKTIVDYVVKNGVIEKKALQEEPFRSIGSIVDVFPEGSARKIVSIIDRLNENAISAAGA
- a CDS encoding GNAT family N-acetyltransferase — translated: MEAVVRIAKKEDAAALHRFLEQSYGHGRDFFYRHYPDRYRDEDDALSCFHIVVEDGQIVSNVGVFPMEVVILGEHFKCAGIGGVATHPQARGKGYMTRLLEESLRGMREEGSDFSVLWGNRQRYGSFGYELCGGQYHLVYSKRSFERGNVKPEAVMEVEPADPEVIERIRCLHQTLSCRVERPCLPSQLKRLGLRIFVGSSGYLISNREFSGDLYVEEVISPEGEEAGLIYGALNCTFGSRAHLCVEAAHSPRNSRLFGACESWSISPQAMFRIVNWSSFMLKLRPVLEQLAVDLPPFGMSIGCKDGETLDVVSVEWNGKKMTVVPKKGSGSYVELDVRELTSLVFGGPPASKDLGTFGLLLPVPVFIAQMDAI
- a CDS encoding LacI family transcriptional regulator, producing MLGKAKGPQKINQKQIAAMLNISQSTVSRALSGSRSVDTATRRKVLEAAKALGYTPNYLAQSLVLQRTRHLCYIMPTFGFIQGEVTSSILAGAGDTAGELGYRFTLVAEAQEELLTLAADGMYDGLFLTLEDPESALEQLNQILEANYPIVLVNCWLDDPRVHYVATDNWYGAYTATRYLQELGHRRIAFVGPLGGQIGKERFLGFKTAFQEASPGLDPQTLDVYWPKRIEELEKRLEEVFNFSPFPTAFVVSSDLTAIGLMRLLEKRGGGVPQDVSVIGFDDITTAAYNLPALTTVEIPGHRMGCEAMHVMYRLLNRKASSKPEQAIQIKVPARLIKRDSCQAPACSGS